A genomic region of Arcobacter sp. LA11 contains the following coding sequences:
- a CDS encoding DUF1653 domain-containing protein gives MIEINKAYIHYKNKKTYIVKDFCKIQENDTWVKAVLYKPDDCDELFVRTLKEFEEKFTLN, from the coding sequence ATGATTGAGATAAATAAAGCATATATACATTATAAAAATAAAAAAACTTATATTGTAAAAGATTTTTGTAAAATACAAGAAAATGATACTTGGGTTAAAGCAGTATTATACAAACCTGACGATTGTGATGAACTTTTTGTAAGAACACTAAAAGAATTTGAAGAAAAATTTACTCTAAATTAA
- a CDS encoding DUF3365 domain-containing protein: MKKLLVVSLTLLSFLFVNAEELTLDKVKEVASKATSELNSKLKKELKKAKKADKTKGMTSFCIDESPKIIDEIDKKYGSKVSIKRVSLNNRSEKSKVLKDEINILKAFDLIQKSDAYQPKQIIQIVDENTYKVYSPVEMKSRDCKKCHGLEKKVDKDSKKRFSDVYKNDNGYGHKSGEIRGAVVITISK, encoded by the coding sequence TTGAAGAAATTATTAGTAGTTAGTCTTACTTTATTATCTTTTCTTTTTGTAAATGCAGAAGAGTTAACTCTTGATAAAGTTAAAGAAGTGGCTTCAAAAGCTACTTCTGAATTAAATTCAAAACTAAAAAAAGAGTTAAAAAAAGCAAAAAAAGCTGATAAGACAAAAGGTATGACTAGTTTTTGTATTGATGAGTCTCCAAAAATAATTGATGAAATTGATAAAAAATATGGCTCTAAAGTTTCAATTAAAAGAGTAAGTCTAAATAATAGAAGTGAAAAATCAAAAGTTTTAAAAGATGAAATTAATATTTTAAAAGCTTTTGATTTAATACAAAAGTCTGATGCTTATCAACCTAAACAAATAATTCAAATAGTTGATGAAAATACATATAAAGTATATTCTCCAGTTGAAATGAAAAGTAGAGACTGTAAAAAGTGTCATGGTTTAGAAAAAAAGGTTGATAAAGATTCAAAAAAGAGATTCTCTGATGTCTATAAAAATGATAATGGTTATGGACATAAAAGTGGAGAAATTAGAGGTGCGGTTGTTATAACCATCTCTAAATAA
- the rpsT gene encoding 30S ribosomal protein S20 gives MANHKSAEKRVRQTKVKTERNRFYKTRIKNVTKEVLGAIEASDKEKATESMKAANKYLHHCVSKGILKKATAARKVSRLQTKVNAI, from the coding sequence ATGGCAAATCATAAATCTGCTGAAAAAAGAGTAAGACAAACAAAAGTAAAAACTGAAAGAAATAGATTTTACAAAACAAGAATTAAAAATGTAACTAAAGAAGTATTAGGTGCTATTGAAGCTTCTGATAAAGAAAAAGCAACTGAATCAATGAAAGCTGCTAACAAATATTTACATCACTGTGTTAGTAAAGGTATCCTTAAAAAAGCTACTGCTGCTAGAAAAGTTTCTAGATTACAAACAAAAGTGAATGCTATATAA
- a CDS encoding NTP transferase domain-containing protein, which yields MASPSFEIPCVILSGGRSSRMGEDKALLPFSNANSLTEYQYNRLKPYFKNIFVSSKIDKFDFLKNKTKDLILDKGEEYSPIVALETILESINSQKVFIITVDTPLVKIESIKKLIDNSFKYDATVAQTKKTHNLCGVFDKSNLLQIKAMLKNDIHKVGFLLKNINTNYVDFSLENEFINVNEKDDYLKAKALIS from the coding sequence ATGGCTTCTCCTTCATTTGAAATACCTTGCGTAATCTTATCTGGAGGAAGAAGTTCTAGAATGGGAGAAGACAAAGCTCTTCTTCCTTTTTCCAATGCAAATTCTCTTACTGAATATCAATACAATAGATTAAAACCTTATTTTAAAAATATTTTTGTCTCTTCAAAAATAGATAAGTTTGATTTTCTTAAGAATAAAACTAAAGATTTAATTTTAGATAAAGGAGAAGAATATTCTCCAATTGTAGCTTTAGAAACTATTCTTGAGAGTATAAATTCTCAAAAAGTCTTTATCATAACTGTAGATACACCATTAGTAAAAATTGAATCTATAAAAAAATTGATTGATAACTCATTCAAATACGATGCTACTGTAGCTCAAACTAAAAAAACTCATAACTTATGTGGAGTGTTTGATAAGTCTAACTTATTACAAATAAAAGCTATGCTTAAGAATGACATACATAAAGTTGGTTTTTTATTAAAAAATATTAATACAAATTATGTAGACTTTTCCCTTGAAAACGAGTTTATAAATGTAAATGAAAAGGATGATTATTTAAAGGCAAAAGCACTTATAAGCTGA
- the prfA gene encoding peptide chain release factor 1 produces the protein MQQDKLQPFIDRYNEINDLLISPEITSDIKRMTALSKEQSSIEPTVNLAKEYLQNIEDIEENKMLLDDEDLGELAKEELKELEKRQPEIEEEIKLLMLPKDPNDDKNIYLELRAGAGGDEAAIFVGDLFRGYLRYAENNGWKVEIMNQSESESGGFKEIVALFKGDHIYSKLKFESGTHRVQRVPATESQGRVHTSAITVAVIPEVDDVEIEINASDLKIDVMRASGNGGQSVNTTDSAVRITHLPTGLVVTNQDQKSQHKNKDKAMKVLKARLYDLEMQEKMEKEGANRKEQVGTGDRSGRIRTYNYPQNRVSDHRINLTLYRLDYIMNDGLFEEVIDPLIADHQTKLIEANGL, from the coding sequence ATGCAACAAGATAAACTACAACCATTTATAGACAGATACAATGAGATTAACGACTTGTTAATCTCACCAGAAATCACAAGCGATATTAAGAGAATGACTGCTCTTTCTAAAGAGCAATCTTCTATAGAACCTACAGTTAACTTAGCAAAAGAATATCTTCAAAATATTGAAGATATTGAAGAAAATAAAATGCTACTTGATGATGAAGATTTAGGTGAACTTGCAAAAGAAGAACTTAAAGAACTTGAAAAACGTCAACCAGAAATTGAAGAAGAAATCAAACTACTAATGCTTCCAAAAGATCCTAATGATGATAAAAATATCTATTTAGAACTTAGAGCAGGTGCGGGTGGAGATGAAGCTGCAATATTTGTAGGAGACCTTTTTAGAGGTTACCTTAGATATGCAGAGAACAATGGATGGAAAGTTGAAATCATGAATCAAAGTGAGAGTGAATCTGGTGGTTTCAAAGAAATCGTTGCTTTATTTAAAGGTGACCATATCTATTCAAAATTAAAATTTGAAAGTGGTACCCATAGAGTTCAAAGAGTTCCTGCAACTGAATCTCAAGGAAGAGTACATACCTCAGCTATTACAGTTGCTGTTATTCCAGAAGTAGATGATGTAGAAATTGAGATAAACGCAAGTGATTTAAAAATAGACGTGATGAGAGCAAGTGGTAATGGTGGACAATCTGTAAATACTACTGACTCTGCTGTTAGAATCACTCACCTTCCTACTGGTTTAGTTGTAACAAACCAAGACCAAAAATCTCAACATAAAAATAAAGATAAAGCTATGAAAGTTTTAAAAGCTAGACTTTATGATTTAGAGATGCAAGAAAAAATGGAAAAAGAAGGTGCAAATAGAAAAGAACAAGTTGGAACTGGTGATAGAAGTGGAAGAATTAGAACTTATAACTATCCACAAAATAGAGTTTCAGACCATAGAATTAATTTAACACTTTATAGACTTGACTATATTATGAATGATGGATTATTTGAAGAAGTAATTGATCCATTAATAGCAGATCATCAAACAAAACTTATTGAGGCAAATGGGTTATAA
- a CDS encoding cytochrome b/b6 domain-containing protein, translating to MNNHKTYVWSFLGRLSHWLLVISFFACYITSFYEELLTLHVSLGIFVFGMLLKKIVWGIIGPKYAKWSDFNFSLSSLKLYFVKKIEDRYREIEAGHNPASSWFAFLVTWIGIFCCMTGFILYGIQEGNGIFSFLNKNYYTYMYFYEDIHILSVYILICMIVFHVSGVLIEQFYHKTNMVMAMVTGYKKAKGSDIQPRFKMIFWGSFYTLLVFAVFSYAYFIPENIFIKSKFEKIDYKALHKDFQFECSDCHNLIPPHLLPKESWIKLMNEQSDHYDEDLELEKNLSDSITKYLVENSAENSTREASYKISDEIKNSKKFTISDTLYWKDIHKNIPKDIFKSDEVENKSNCVACHKDFEEGILSDSNIIYPPKK from the coding sequence TTGAACAATCATAAGACTTATGTATGGTCTTTTCTTGGAAGACTAAGTCACTGGTTACTGGTGATATCTTTTTTTGCATGTTATATTACATCATTTTATGAAGAACTTTTAACATTACATGTTTCTTTAGGAATTTTTGTTTTTGGAATGCTCTTAAAAAAAATTGTATGGGGTATTATAGGACCAAAGTATGCAAAATGGTCAGATTTTAATTTTTCACTTAGTAGCTTAAAATTGTATTTTGTTAAGAAAATTGAAGATAGGTATCGAGAAATTGAAGCTGGGCATAATCCGGCATCATCATGGTTTGCTTTTTTAGTTACGTGGATAGGTATTTTCTGTTGTATGACAGGCTTTATTTTATATGGAATTCAAGAAGGTAATGGAATCTTTTCATTTTTAAATAAAAATTATTACACTTATATGTATTTTTATGAAGATATACATATTTTGTCAGTTTATATATTAATATGTATGATTGTATTTCATGTATCAGGTGTTTTAATAGAGCAATTTTATCATAAAACAAATATGGTAATGGCAATGGTAACAGGATATAAAAAAGCAAAAGGGAGTGATATTCAACCAAGATTTAAGATGATATTTTGGGGATCTTTTTATACTTTATTAGTTTTTGCAGTTTTTTCATATGCTTATTTTATTCCAGAAAATATTTTTATCAAGAGCAAATTTGAAAAAATAGACTATAAAGCTCTTCATAAAGATTTTCAATTTGAATGTTCTGATTGTCATAATTTAATACCTCCCCATCTTTTACCAAAAGAGTCTTGGATTAAATTAATGAATGAACAATCTGACCATTATGATGAAGATTTAGAACTTGAAAAGAATTTATCAGATTCTATAACAAAATATTTAGTTGAGAATTCTGCTGAAAATTCAACAAGAGAAGCATCTTATAAAATCTCTGACGAAATCAAGAATAGTAAAAAATTTACTATATCAGATACTCTTTATTGGAAAGATATTCATAAAAATATTCCAAAGGATATTTTTAAAAGCGATGAGGTTGAAAATAAATCAAATTGTGTAGCTTGTCATAAAGATTTTGAAGAAGGAATTCTTTCTGATTCTAATATCATATATCCTCCTAAAAAATAA
- a CDS encoding c-type cytochrome, producing the protein MQVKKAILVSFLSVIFTTGLHAAQMKYSNAEIYTKMCSKCHGMNAEGNPKKKGPALNDQSAHELEISLFDLKSEGMNQSSGSEHEVMEHNMKKIIEKGMDYEPKSMGEYIFVSFNPEAKYYKKITSNKTYTVSEIYGKMCSKCHGLNAEGNPKKKGPALNDKTAHEIESDLIEIRDGDMNQSSGSDHEVMEHNQEKIENKGMKYEPKAMAEYIESHFYRN; encoded by the coding sequence ATGCAAGTTAAAAAAGCAATTTTAGTAAGTTTCTTGAGCGTTATCTTCACTACAGGATTACACGCAGCTCAAATGAAATATTCAAATGCAGAAATTTATACAAAAATGTGTTCAAAATGTCATGGTATGAATGCAGAAGGTAATCCAAAGAAAAAAGGCCCAGCTTTAAATGATCAATCAGCTCATGAGCTTGAAATCAGTTTATTTGATTTAAAGAGTGAAGGAATGAATCAATCTTCTGGAAGTGAGCATGAAGTAATGGAACATAACATGAAGAAGATTATTGAAAAAGGTATGGATTATGAACCAAAAAGTATGGGTGAATATATCTTTGTATCTTTTAATCCAGAAGCAAAATATTATAAGAAGATTACGTCAAATAAGACATACACAGTTTCTGAAATTTATGGAAAAATGTGTTCAAAATGTCATGGTTTAAATGCAGAAGGTAACCCAAAGAAAAAAGGTCCAGCTTTAAATGATAAAACTGCACATGAAATAGAATCAGATTTAATCGAAATTAGAGATGGAGATATGAATCAATCTTCTGGTAGTGATCATGAAGTAATGGAACACAATCAAGAAAAAATTGAAAATAAAGGTATGAAATACGAGCCAAAAGCTATGGCAGAGTATATCGAATCTCATTTTTACAGAAATTAA
- a CDS encoding NAD(P)/FAD-dependent oxidoreductase, with translation MGNNEEFKKALDILDVELKKKGISRRDALKVAGLGSASFLMGNGTEAEAATIANASDAKGKILIVGGGLAGISTAARLTDALSNPDITIIEPNPTSVSYQPGQTLIGAGVWEKSDIVYNTKDFVPSGVKMIKDMAKEFDPENNKVLTESGQTISYDYLILATGLVLDYGMIKGLEGVGMSSEANPEVSKKIGKNGAHSIYYADGAVNTYKGVQELISEAKSGKKLKALFTHPNTPIKCGGAPKKIMYLIEARLREAGVRDNVDMSFYPNGGKMFGVPEYHDAIVKQFEARDMKWEYKNNLVEIDVNTKKAIFEKRWLEKGEYDPDIEDYDMIPMSKKIERDYDFIHITPPMRAPDAVKNSSLAWQKGSASKGGWVELNKETLQHTRYENVFGLGDVAGIPMGKTGGSARKQYKVVTENLISLMEGKELTSKYAGYTVCPLITDIGTVMLAEFDWTKKPTPSFPLDPTQERYIWWLLKVYALKPMTIYGMLSGKA, from the coding sequence ATGGGAAACAATGAAGAGTTCAAGAAAGCGCTAGATATTCTAGATGTTGAACTAAAGAAGAAAGGTATTTCAAGAAGAGATGCATTAAAAGTTGCAGGGCTTGGTTCTGCATCATTCTTAATGGGAAATGGAACAGAAGCAGAAGCTGCAACAATCGCAAATGCAAGTGATGCTAAAGGTAAAATTCTAATTGTAGGTGGAGGGTTAGCTGGAATCTCAACAGCAGCAAGACTTACAGATGCATTATCAAATCCTGATATTACAATAATTGAACCTAATCCAACTTCAGTATCTTATCAACCAGGTCAAACACTAATTGGTGCAGGGGTTTGGGAAAAATCAGATATCGTTTATAATACAAAAGACTTTGTTCCAAGTGGCGTAAAAATGATAAAAGATATGGCGAAGGAATTTGATCCAGAAAATAATAAAGTATTAACAGAAAGTGGACAAACTATAAGTTATGATTACTTAATTTTAGCTACTGGTTTAGTATTAGACTATGGAATGATTAAAGGCTTAGAAGGTGTAGGAATGTCTTCTGAAGCAAATCCAGAAGTATCTAAAAAAATTGGTAAAAATGGAGCGCATTCTATTTATTATGCTGATGGTGCAGTTAATACATATAAAGGTGTTCAAGAATTAATATCTGAGGCTAAATCAGGTAAAAAATTAAAAGCTTTATTTACTCATCCTAATACTCCTATAAAATGTGGGGGAGCTCCAAAGAAGATTATGTATCTTATAGAAGCTAGATTAAGAGAAGCTGGTGTAAGAGATAATGTAGATATGTCTTTTTATCCAAATGGTGGAAAAATGTTTGGTGTTCCAGAATATCATGATGCAATTGTAAAACAATTTGAAGCAAGAGATATGAAATGGGAATATAAAAATAACTTAGTTGAAATTGATGTAAATACTAAAAAAGCAATTTTTGAAAAAAGATGGTTAGAAAAAGGTGAATATGATCCTGATATAGAAGATTATGACATGATTCCAATGAGTAAAAAAATTGAAAGAGATTATGACTTTATTCATATTACTCCTCCAATGAGAGCTCCTGATGCAGTTAAAAATTCAAGTTTAGCTTGGCAAAAAGGTAGTGCTTCAAAAGGTGGATGGGTAGAATTAAATAAAGAGACTTTACAACATACTAGATATGAAAATGTATTTGGTTTAGGCGATGTAGCTGGTATTCCTATGGGAAAAACAGGAGGGAGTGCTAGAAAACAATATAAAGTTGTAACTGAGAATTTAATTTCATTAATGGAAGGTAAAGAATTAACTTCTAAATATGCGGGTTATACTGTATGTCCTTTAATTACTGATATTGGAACAGTTATGCTTGCAGAATTTGATTGGACTAAAAAACCTACTCCTTCATTTCCTCTTGATCCAACACAAGAAAGATATATTTGGTGGTTATTAAAAGTTTATGCACTTAAACCAATGACTATTTATGGAATGCTTTCTGGTAAAGCTTAA
- the glmM gene encoding phosphoglucosamine mutase, translating to MKLFGTDGVRGLAGDFLDAITVLKLAKAAGIYFRKHSTTKRILVGKDTRRSGYMIENALVSGLTSVGYDVIQIGPMPTPAIAYLTESMRCDGGIMISASHNPYEDNGIKFFDNHGNKLGIGCESEIEKIFQNNDLMINEQVTGKNIGSAKRIDDVIGRYIVSIKSSFPKDLSLYGMRIVLDCANGAAYKVGPTILNELGAEVITINDKPDGYNINEDCGALHPHHVGKIVREYRADIGIALDGDADRLVVIDEKGDVVDGDKLLGALCSFLKDEGTLKGEACVATVMSNKALEDYLISSNLGLLRSNVGDKHVLEQMKTNEINFGGEQSGHIIFSDVAKTGDGLASALQVLALILRTGKKASEVLNPFELYPQILTNLKVTEKIPLEEIAGLEDVLKPIREKGIRDLIRYSGTENKIRLLLEGKNKKDVEESMEELVRFVKKVL from the coding sequence ATGAAACTATTTGGTACAGATGGGGTTCGAGGTTTAGCGGGTGACTTTTTAGATGCAATTACAGTTTTAAAATTAGCTAAAGCTGCAGGTATTTATTTTAGAAAACATTCAACTACAAAAAGAATTCTTGTAGGAAAAGATACTAGAAGAAGTGGTTATATGATAGAAAATGCACTTGTAAGTGGTCTTACATCAGTTGGATATGATGTTATTCAAATTGGACCGATGCCTACTCCTGCAATTGCATATTTAACAGAATCAATGAGATGTGATGGTGGAATTATGATTTCTGCTTCTCATAATCCATATGAAGACAATGGAATTAAATTTTTTGATAATCATGGAAATAAATTAGGTATTGGTTGTGAGTCTGAAATTGAAAAGATATTTCAAAATAATGATTTAATGATAAATGAACAAGTAACAGGTAAAAATATTGGTTCTGCAAAAAGAATAGATGATGTTATTGGAAGATATATTGTTTCTATTAAAAGTTCATTTCCAAAAGACTTATCATTATATGGTATGAGAATTGTACTTGATTGTGCAAATGGAGCAGCATATAAAGTTGGTCCAACTATATTAAATGAATTGGGTGCAGAAGTAATTACTATTAATGATAAACCAGATGGATACAATATTAATGAAGATTGTGGGGCTTTACATCCACATCATGTTGGAAAAATTGTAAGAGAATATAGAGCTGATATTGGTATTGCATTAGATGGTGATGCTGATAGATTAGTTGTGATTGATGAAAAAGGTGATGTTGTTGATGGAGATAAACTTTTAGGAGCACTTTGTTCATTTTTAAAAGATGAAGGTACTTTAAAAGGTGAAGCTTGTGTTGCAACAGTAATGTCAAATAAAGCATTGGAAGATTATTTAATTTCAAGCAATTTAGGTCTTTTACGTTCAAATGTTGGTGATAAACATGTATTAGAACAAATGAAAACAAATGAAATAAATTTTGGTGGCGAACAAAGTGGACATATAATTTTTTCTGATGTTGCAAAAACAGGAGATGGATTAGCATCTGCTTTACAAGTATTAGCTCTTATTTTAAGAACTGGGAAAAAAGCAAGTGAAGTTTTAAATCCATTTGAATTATATCCTCAAATTCTTACAAATTTAAAAGTAACAGAAAAAATACCTTTAGAAGAGATAGCTGGTTTAGAAGATGTTTTAAAACCAATTAGAGAAAAAGGTATTAGAGATTTAATTAGGTATTCTGGAACAGAAAATAAGATTAGACTTTTATTAGAAGGTAAGAATAAAAAAGATGTAGAAGAATCTATGGAAGAATTAGTAAGGTTCGTTAAAAAAGTTTTATGA
- a CDS encoding 3-isopropylmalate dehydratase large subunit, which produces MGQTITEKIFSEHVGREVFAGEIVRSPIDMVIGNDITTPISIRAFEEGGFEKLANPDGFAIVLDHFIPAKDIASANQAKISRDFALKHDLKYFFDEKDMGIEHALLPEKGLVLPGDVIIGADSHTCTHGGLGAFSTGMGSTDISFGMITGGNWFKVPESIKVVFNGKPADQITGKDLILEIIRILGVDGALYKTLEFTGEAIQHLSMDDRFSLCNMAIEAGAKNGIVAYDEITKEFLDQTAELNGGLRAEPKIHYSDDDANYCQVIEIDTDKLEPVIAYPFLPSNGHSVSQAVADEIKVDQIFIGSCTNGRLSDFKVAAEILKGKKVARHARLILTPGTQKILRDATKAGYIDTLVDAGGVVSNPTCGACLGGYMGILGDDEVCISTTNRNFVGRMGSRSSKIYLANSAVAAASAISGYITDPRGL; this is translated from the coding sequence ATGGGTCAAACAATAACAGAAAAAATATTTAGTGAACACGTAGGACGTGAAGTTTTCGCTGGTGAGATTGTAAGAAGTCCAATTGATATGGTAATTGGAAATGATATTACAACTCCTATTTCAATTAGAGCGTTTGAAGAGGGTGGTTTTGAGAAACTTGCAAACCCTGATGGTTTTGCAATTGTACTTGACCATTTTATTCCAGCAAAAGATATTGCATCTGCAAATCAAGCTAAAATTTCTAGAGATTTTGCTCTAAAACATGATTTAAAATATTTCTTTGATGAAAAAGATATGGGAATTGAGCATGCCCTTTTACCAGAAAAAGGTTTGGTATTACCTGGAGATGTTATTATTGGTGCAGATTCACATACATGTACTCATGGTGGATTAGGTGCATTTTCTACAGGTATGGGTTCAACTGATATTTCGTTTGGTATGATTACTGGTGGAAACTGGTTTAAAGTTCCAGAGTCAATTAAAGTTGTATTCAATGGAAAACCAGCTGATCAGATAACTGGAAAAGATTTAATATTAGAGATTATTAGAATTTTAGGTGTTGATGGTGCTTTATATAAAACTTTAGAGTTTACTGGTGAAGCTATACAACATTTATCAATGGATGATAGATTCTCTTTATGTAATATGGCTATTGAAGCAGGGGCTAAAAATGGTATTGTTGCTTATGATGAAATTACAAAAGAATTTTTAGACCAAACAGCTGAGTTAAATGGTGGATTAAGAGCAGAACCTAAAATTCATTATTCTGATGATGATGCAAACTATTGTCAAGTTATTGAAATAGATACTGATAAGTTAGAGCCAGTAATTGCTTATCCATTCTTACCATCAAATGGACACTCTGTTTCACAAGCAGTTGCAGATGAAATTAAAGTTGACCAAATATTTATTGGAAGCTGTACAAATGGAAGATTATCTGATTTTAAAGTAGCAGCTGAAATCTTAAAAGGTAAAAAAGTTGCACGTCATGCAAGACTTATTTTAACTCCAGGTACTCAAAAGATTTTAAGAGATGCGACAAAAGCAGGATATATTGATACTCTTGTTGATGCAGGTGGTGTTGTATCAAATCCTACATGTGGGGCATGTTTAGGTGGATATATGGGAATTTTAGGTGATGATGAAGTTTGTATTTCAACAACAAATAGAAATTTTGTAGGACGAATGGGTTCAAGATCTTCTAAAATTTACTTAGCAAATAGTGCAGTAGCTGCTGCCTCTGCAATTTCAGGATATATTACAGACCCTAGAGGTTTATAA
- a CDS encoding PstS family phosphate ABC transporter substrate-binding protein, producing the protein MTMKKTTIALLATAALTVSLSARDQIKMVGSSTVYPFASAVAEELGATTKYPTPVVESTGSGGGMKLFCAGNDMNTPDITNASRRMKAKEFKMCEKNGVTDITEAVVGFDGIAFAQDKSNTPFNVTKKQIALAVAAEVPSKDGKSLVKNPYKRWSEIDASLPNREIIIYGPPKSSGTRDAFEDMVMKGTFKKMSVYTDLYKADKKANKKYKKYAVVRQDGVYVPSGENDNIIVQKLTKNKNAFGIFGYSFLVENDDKLAGSKVDGVSPTPDAISSGKYPISRSLFFYTKNSHKKDVPAINKYVEMFMSENMIGKEGILGEIGLIALPDAQREEVRKSVTMGKKLTLDDLKKH; encoded by the coding sequence ATGACAATGAAAAAAACAACAATTGCTTTATTAGCAACTGCAGCACTTACTGTATCTTTAAGTGCAAGAGATCAAATTAAAATGGTTGGTTCTTCAACTGTTTACCCATTCGCTTCTGCTGTAGCTGAAGAATTAGGTGCTACAACTAAATACCCAACTCCAGTGGTTGAATCAACTGGTTCAGGTGGTGGTATGAAATTATTTTGTGCTGGAAATGATATGAATACTCCAGATATCACTAATGCATCAAGAAGAATGAAAGCTAAAGAATTCAAAATGTGTGAAAAAAATGGTGTTACTGACATCACTGAAGCTGTAGTTGGATTCGATGGTATTGCATTTGCTCAAGATAAATCAAATACTCCTTTCAATGTAACAAAAAAACAAATTGCTTTAGCAGTTGCTGCTGAAGTTCCTTCTAAAGATGGTAAATCATTAGTTAAAAACCCATATAAAAGATGGTCAGAAATTGATGCTTCTTTACCAAATAGAGAAATTATTATTTACGGACCACCAAAGTCTTCTGGAACAAGAGATGCATTCGAAGATATGGTTATGAAAGGTACATTCAAAAAAATGTCTGTATATACTGACCTTTACAAAGCTGACAAAAAAGCTAACAAAAAATATAAAAAATATGCTGTTGTTAGACAAGATGGTGTTTACGTTCCATCAGGTGAAAATGATAATATCATCGTTCAAAAATTAACTAAAAACAAAAATGCATTTGGAATCTTCGGATACTCTTTCTTAGTTGAAAATGATGACAAATTAGCTGGTTCAAAAGTTGATGGTGTATCTCCAACTCCAGACGCAATTTCTTCTGGTAAATACCCAATTTCTAGATCTTTATTCTTCTATACTAAAAACTCTCATAAAAAAGATGTTCCTGCAATCAACAAATATGTTGAAATGTTCATGTCTGAAAATATGATTGGAAAAGAAGGTATTTTAGGTGAAATCGGACTTATCGCTTTACCAGATGCTCAAAGAGAAGAAGTTAGAAAATCTGTTACTATGGGTAAAAAACTTACTTTAGACGATTTAAAAAAACACTAA
- the lspA gene encoding signal peptidase II yields the protein MKKKLKSSFLIFIVIFIIDQVVKYGFVNFDWDVDGPYMSLQLAYNYGVAFSMFAFLAEYLKYIQLLLIVGGIIYLYKNQDVFIDYYIPISLLFAGGLSNILDRFTYGGVVDYFYWHYGFNFPIFNIADVIIDLAVVIIIYKQIKQARAENKEKEINS from the coding sequence ATGAAAAAGAAATTAAAATCTAGTTTTCTAATATTTATAGTTATCTTTATAATTGATCAAGTTGTAAAATATGGCTTTGTAAATTTTGACTGGGATGTTGATGGTCCTTATATGTCTTTACAACTTGCTTATAATTATGGTGTAGCTTTTTCTATGTTTGCATTTTTAGCAGAATATTTAAAATACATACAATTGTTGTTAATAGTTGGTGGAATAATATATCTTTATAAAAATCAAGATGTTTTTATAGATTATTATATTCCTATCTCTTTATTGTTTGCAGGAGGTTTATCTAATATTTTAGATAGATTTACATATGGTGGAGTTGTAGATTATTTTTATTGGCATTATGGGTTTAATTTTCCTATATTTAACATAGCTGATGTAATTATTGATTTAGCTGTAGTTATAATCATATATAAGCAGATAAAACAAGCAAGAGCGGAAAACAAAGAAAAAGAGATAAACTCTTAA